The region taagaaaaatcggattaaagaataaatacacAAGAtgcgtttaaaaaaaacaagctCAACCTCAAGGCaatcaggctcaagtagcaccgtgtataaagctacggaaccctctccaccaCGCACTTGTTAATACTAAGCAGTACTTTGAATAGCGCttctcattgcgttcattttgcagcttttagcaatGAAAGTGTTATTCTAGTATgtattattcagacgttatgtctataaaagtcataattaacccatatatgcagctactgaataacaaataagatgtggatttcattacagcttccagtaatagcgtcaacctttattcaaaaactagcattgaAACAGAAACtacaaccgcttttatacagttaaaagtctccaccgacgcttattttcagcatttagtagccactatcacatttttcttaatattgtctgcttaatatatCACTACACAGAATATacacagctaattgctgcttatgctgctattatgcagcttttagtaaccacaaatgctttaagctgaataatatctgactaactgtgtaagaaatatgtattattcagctttaatatgcaaaaccgacactatacaaaatgtattcagcATAAATTGGTATACAgacctacatatttttttattccgaagttagtaatttccaccgcttatacacaaaaattatggaatcttaatttgaataagatgataattttactctattatcctgcttgtgtgttacttgagGTATTATACCTACGTATCGCAggcaataaaatgttttatctacacacatatcaaaAACCCTCCATGATGCGTTCAAAAATCGCATATTACGGCCAGTATAAAGAtgaacaatttttattttagttagttttagtttaataTTCAATGTTATAAACTATTTTGTTAGAAGTACTCTCGTCCTCTGAAAAACGaaggaatttgatttgacctctaggtatcagtcgagatgactttttattcgaaatgaaaatgTCAATTGCAAACATTGTGATCAAATGACGCTATGGCGCTTGTAACATGTGGTTACTGAAGATGTTACGGGTAATGTTAGAAGGTCGATTAAACTCAAGTGTACCCGGGTATAATCTGTATTCGACGTTCACCCGTACACATCTAGGTCTACCCAACACTGACTTGGTAATGGTGAAAAAGTTGATTTAATACTAGGTATACCCAGGTAAACTtaagtttatttaaattaagtatatCCATGTTATGGGATGGGTAATGCTAGAATATTAACTAAACCTAGGTTTAACTGGGGTAGGTAACTTAGTATTACCCAAGCTTTTTGGGTAAAGTCcgaatatgaaataaataataatatgtgttCGGCATTTACCCGTACACACCCAGGTTCACTCAACGCTGGCACCGCCAAGAACAACTAAAAGTGTTAAGTGTTAAGGTGCGGTTCGGTCCATGGGGCCTAATTCCCCGAATGTCTAGTCGAGTTACCTCAATTCCCCGAATGTCCAGTCGTCATACGTCCATTTACTGAAACGACTAGTGTCCACAAGCCTAATTCCCCGAATGTCTAGTCGTCATACGTCAATTACTTTTTAGTTGTTcgctagaacgcaaaatgaccacattattttttccgttttacCTTAACTTtatagcgatgtcgacggagccccgcttacGCGGTgctcctattctgtgctgtttggccttcggccatttgaagaaacctaacgaacctaacctacctatatcaAAAGTGGTGATATAAAAAGTGGTCATTTGGCATTGGAACTAGACATTCGGGGAAATAGACACTCGTGGAACTAGACGATCAAAAAAATTAGACAAACGTGGAAATAGACAATCAGGGAAATAGACATTCGTTGAAAACAGACATTTAGGGAATTAAACATCATGGACCGAACcggttcgtactagtagtgcagctgcggtcagaaatggaatgttacccttaaggCGTACGCTgtcaaagtaggtacctattgtcagGCGTGGAAgtgacgttttttttttgtgtttttgttcaAGACGTAaagcgttcaaaaggttaaacgtaagtacataggtacctacctacttacacgTTCGTATTCGTAGTTTTGCATTGAATAGTATTCAAAACGATACTTATACTGATTTTGGCGAACTAATAAATCCCACTTACCAACACATTTCCTAGGGCCAGCTCCAAACGGTACATATGCATAAGCGTGCTTCAACTTTCCTTCATCAAATCGATCTGGGTTAAAGACTTCAGGTTTCTCGTAAAATCTTTTATCTTGATGCAATGCTTCAATAGGAATAGTAGCAGTCAATCCTCTGTCAATTACGAGACCATCCggaaatttgtacatttttgtacatTTTCTAGATGCAGTAGAGTACGCTGGATGCAGTCTTAAAGTTTCTCGTATGACTTTATCTAAATAAACTTCGCAATCTTCACCCGATCTACAAAGGCGTATCTTTTTTTGAACCTCAGGATATTTAGCTAATTCATAAAACAAAGCAGTAAGCACATTTAGACACGGAATATAACCCTCTGTAATAAATGAGGCCAGAATTGAAACTGCTAACTCAATGTCGGAGTCTCTTTTGCGCTTGCtgtgtttttctttaatgtccAATTGAAATTCGGATCGTATCCTCTTGACTTCCTTCATTAAATTTGATTTTTCAAGTACCTCGAGGGATTTGTTTACCGTTTCTCCGGGTAAAGTACTCAGGCCAAACAATAAATACAGAGACGGAAAGACGTTCTTTAAATAGGTCTTAAACTTTTCTGCTAAGGTAGGTTTTTGAACAGCGGATCTAAAACTCTGTATAATTTTCTTCTCGTTTCGCGAAAAATCTTTGTTTAAGAGCAAGTATTCAAACGTTCCATCCAATATATCAGCTAGAAACTGTTGAACGTTAGTATCTCCATTGATTCCTGACAAATAGCCGTGCAAACTGTCTTCAATTTCATAAGGCATGCTTTTCAACAATGACTCCATTCCTTCGCGCATTACGGTCCATTTTTCTCCCTCCGCGTAAAACAAATTGTTTCGTAAACAAACATCCTGAGATTTGTCCAGGCCAAGGCCCCTGCAGTGGAAACTTGCAAAATCCGTACACAACATCTTCTCAATTACATCCGGATCTTTGACGATCAAATCTGGGATTCTGCTTTTGATGCAACCGTAGAGTCTTTCATCGGGATGTTTAGCGTAGAGTTTGTTTACTTCGTCGGTGGTATTTCTCAATCCAAGAACTCGATGATAGTCACTCCCGAAGAAAGGCACTGCTATTTTGTAAGATATATGTCGAACATACCAGTAACTGAAGTATTTGGTCACATAGTCGAATGTTAGGGCGACGATGAGAACGCCGAGCACGCTGAAGTTAAGTAAGAAACTTTCGAAGAACATTGTGCGTTTGCACCGTGTGAGTTGTAAACAGTTACTGCGGATGCTGGCCGCTCCGTGGGCCATAACGGTGTATCTCTTAGGCACTATGCTGCTACGTACGGGTTTCGAAGGTTTTCGTCAGAGTGCCATTGAACCCGAGAGTATGTAGGTTATAAtctttcaatgtaggtaaaatgtaatatttagcGACTAGGACTATTGACTTTTGTTTTATGTTACGATTGTTATTCTTAAACTgatattaataacataataactaGAAATTAAATTGACttgttagagtctggctactgaaatattacacaaatgattggcgggaaattcataaaatcttgggctggtcacacttcgtgtagtaggaattatagttttgatactagaaaatatttttgattttctgtgcacacgtaaggtacctaaggaaataagttaaatatacgttgacgtgcactcaaactcagctcacataatttctaccactatttaaagtacagtcaacgacaaacacataagtttacgttccaatgttttgattttattgatatttttcagaacTTCTAATTTATCTGTTttttacacacttgtcctgtttatgagcttcagtggcctattttataaagctacaagttacaattttcaagcggaagtctctttctaaccctatgtgttagaacgagacttccgcttgtaaattgtaacttgtagctttataaaataggccacaggtatTAATCAATTTACGTACTTAATCAAACTTATAGGGAAATGTTAGAACTAGtgcttaaagtatcaaaatatgaaTAGAGcacctactaaattgtttacgacttgtaaacattgcagtttttcgttataaaacgcttcacgtcgacttcgcacattgtcgtaattatttacgagcttaaataataatttgcgGACCACACTCggtatagtcattattaatattatttaagtattatttaaaataaacgccttataaaccgcgaacaatttgaatgaatgacataaattgacaacagacttttaactttttttaaaagcatagacaattggtgataccacaaggaaatatctgtcaacaaaatttggctagccagactctatcaaGACGACAGCCAAACAAGTTTAGTGTTTAACGGTATCATGTTTTTTggattaggtaagtaggtaaatcAACTGCAGAACATAGGTGTTAATTAGGTAGAGGTTGTGAGTATAATACAACATTCTTACCTATCTCCGACTAGCACTCggccggtttttagggttccgtacatcaaaATGAAGAAACGGATCACTCGTtcaactgtctgtctgtccgtctgtcacagcccattttctccaaaactactgaaccaattaagttgaaatttggtacacttatgtaagtttgtgacccaaagacggacatgtaacgtaaacaaattaattttaaacattttggGGGGtgaatgagaaaattaaaaaaaaaaacgtttttcaaactatatcgtatAACATATCAAaggaaagagctcattttgagaatctgaaataataattattttggtaattttttaataaatagttaaaaagttattttgaAAATAGTCAAAATATGACAATTCTCCCATTTTATCTCCGTAACTACTAGGtccaaaattttgaaaaaaatacacaaacacAAGATAGTTcattacctatagatgacaggaaaacctattagaaatatgcagtcaagcgtgagtcggactaattacttagtttttgatccgacccctacgggttttttaaaggcatttcactcgcgtttcacgtataagaaatacattgttaaaaattgggtaatgtacggaacccttgtaacgcgagtccgactcgcacttggccggtttttagggttccgtacccaaaaggtaaaacgggaccctattactaagacttcgctgtccgtccgtccgtccgtccgtccgtccgtctgtctgtcaccaggctgtatctcacgaaccgtgatagctagacagttgaaattttcacagatgatgtatttctgttgccgctataacaacaaatactaaaacagaataaaataaagatttaaatggggctcccatacaacaaacgtgatttttgaccaaagttaagcaacgtcgggcgtggtcagtacttggatgggtgaccgttttttttgcattttttttccgtatttttttttcattatggtacggaacccttcgtgcgcgagtccgactcgcacttgcccggttttaacTATGAGTATGCCCATAGCAACCCATAggaaaaagcatagttttaatatCGCTCATTTGTTTCTTGCATAGAAATACTCACTCTACTTACTTTATACTCTATCTTGCATACTTTATTgtatagttaaaaaaaacagaCTATAGTTTGACTAAATAATTAGTAAAATCATGTAAAATCAAATACGGACACATTCcgaaattatattttaagtttCATGCCATCTAGAGCATTTTACAAACATAAAATAGTTAACTAGTGTTAACTAATAGTTCTGTTACCAGGTAATGTTCTAATTAGTTACCTATCAAAtcaacagatggcagcataTTCAGCTTCATGCAATTATAATTTTCACGCCATCTAGTACATTTGTTACGAACTACGAAAGCAGTTTGTCAAGGGTATTAAAATCAGCATAGATGCGTCACACCGGCATCCAACGTTTGCAAAACTAGACTGATATACGAAAGATGGCGCTGTGCGCATGTTGAAATCTTGGTGTCTTGGTATACTTGGGTTCTAACCTAATTACAAAAagtataaggtccaccgatgtagaGTTAACAGTGTGGGAGATGGTACAACactaaacttgtttttttttctagcatTTGAAACATGAAGTGAAATAACCTTAAGGCCCCATTTgcacgggagctttttcaacgcgcgttaaaaaagtgtttgaatgacacaaatggataacacatgtatgtattcacacgaaggcggcttttaagcgcggcgcttttttatcgagcactgttcgattttcggcgttgagcgttggccgtTAATTGAATTgatcatacggaactccgtgtatctgttctcacaagcgttaaaaaagcgccggcgctgctgtcagttggctgtcaactgtcaagtgtcaatttttggtgtcaatcgtcaaaattattattagtttcaccttaaaaatgtcaagtTATGCTTAgtaattcctgaaatattcaagctatattcaaataatacgtcgtaatagcaaataaagtatggatTTGCTGAGATgagtacgtggcagtacgactcacaagtgatttttaagcgttcatatgaacacaaatattagaaacggtaaaaaagcgccaacgtcaggttttaacgcaacgctttttaagctgtcgtgcgaatggggcctaaatCAAAAATGAAGTAAGtacttacagatgtagtgcataattgttttccatggTATTTTATCGGAAAGTTTCATATTTGTCATGCATGCTACTTCATTCActtccgtgaaaaaacgatggaaaataattatgcactactgaTGTCTGTAAACACCTATATagttactttactctttggtaCCTAACCACTTTGTACACGTACAgcgaagtgtaaaaatatgggtgcatataacttcTCAAAAAAtctaaagtcgaaaatccaacaacgcttgataaaaatcgccaccgctgtcgtgtgaatacatacatggttatccatttgtgtcattcaaacgcttttttaacgcgcgttgaaaaagctcccgtgcgaatgggggctaagtTTTGGTAGGTTTGGTTTTTAAACATAGGTACCTCATATGTCAAATACAACTAGTGATTGAAACACACCGCATGCAGTTTTTTCTATTCCGCTGCTCTCTGCATTACAGTGGTTGCCTCTCTTTCCTTTCACAGTAGAGTGAATAAGAGTTTTTCAGCTTAAAAACTATAAAGTTCTCGTTCCTCGGGACTTATTGTACGCACTTAGTTTGTCTCAAACCCAGTAGTTACGGACCGAAGGAATGGGACATATTAATCAGAGGCAAATGCACTATCTGCAGGGCGTATAACTCGGTACGCGTGTCGACTAAAGGGTTGTATGTAGGAGCTGGAAAGTTTGTTTTGTTGTGCCTGTATTATATAAGGCTGTACTCGTATCTCGTATAGCTTTATCTCCTAAACTACAATGCGACCGTCATTCTTGCAGAtgttaggccaagcgcgcaccacgactttttgtcgcgcgataatttagtcgcagaaatgtaacgtatgtgtttatatggcagtgcgcgcatatgcgacaaaaaaatcgcagcgattttaaaattgtaatttttgtcacatttttccgcgactgctcgcgacgcgattgtcgcaaagtgaattgcggcatacggagttgtatggccccgcgcgcactgcgataataaaatcgcacccggacctcagtcggcatatcgctctccaagcgtcaacatgtcggaacctgctgctgaagacgctagatgttgaccatttaattatgaaaatagaaggagatcacctttgtggtataaatactcaaagtcatacagcgatcgcatattaaagacaacgtttcatgacaaacgactggtacgaaatccatgttgagaatgaacaaaccgcgactttttcatcgcagtgcgcgcagtgaattttctgcgatatattacagcgcgattctaaaatcgtgtcgcaaaaactgaaatcgtggtgcgcgcttaggcttagataggtaggtaataaataatattaaagcgGATCCCTAATACATTGTGTTTTTTACATGGTGATTAACTTTAATATAAAACTGTCTAAATAATAAACCATAAATGGTTAAACAACGCGGGAAgtctaaggtaaacgtactggtgctcgacgcggtcccagtacatgtcatcttgaaacttaagtcattgtcaatagaggtgacagcaaggtgtcatctattgggcattagcatgtcgagcactagtacgtttaccttatatcaCGCGGACCTATCCAACATGACAATCGACCGTGTTATTGTGTTACTTGTTGTTTATTTTTTCTTGTCACGAATAAACGCtctattctattatattatattccaaACGGAAAGAAACAGTATACATATAGgtagatataggtaggtatgacAGATCCTAattagcacagatagctctataactacttactttttaacccccaacgcaaaaagaggggtgttatatgtttgacgccaatgtttgtctgtctgtggcatcgtag is a window of Cydia splendana chromosome 1, ilCydSple1.2, whole genome shotgun sequence DNA encoding:
- the LOC134800389 gene encoding cytochrome P450 6B1-like, translated to MAHGAASIRSNCLQLTRCKRTMFFESFLLNFSVLGVLIVALTFDYVTKYFSYWYVRHISYKIAVPFFGSDYHRVLGLRNTTDEVNKLYAKHPDERLYGCIKSRIPDLIVKDPDVIEKMLCTDFASFHCRGLGLDKSQDVCLRNNLFYAEGEKWTVMREGMESLLKSMPYEIEDSLHGYLSGINGDTNVQQFLADILDGTFEYLLLNKDFSRNEKKIIQSFRSAVQKPTLAEKFKTYLKNVFPSLYLLFGLSTLPGETVNKSLEVLEKSNLMKEVKRIRSEFQLDIKEKHSKRKRDSDIELAVSILASFITEGYIPCLNVLTALFYELAKYPEVQKKIRLCRSGEDCEVYLDKVIRETLRLHPAYSTASRKCTKMYKFPDGLVIDRGLTATIPIEALHQDKRFYEKPEVFNPDRFDEGKLKHAYAYVPFGAGPRKCVGEELSKRIISSIARRILLKYQVRPCSKTSPRLPKTDLGFARVIDRDIWLNFTPID